The DNA segment TATTTCTAGCACTAGCAGGGGTACACTGGGTCATGCCAAACAACACAAAGGAAATGTTGTCATGCTGGAATAAAGGGAGTAGTCCCTTAGCTCAGAAGAATAGATGGGATTTCATATGGTGGtctatttggaaagaaaggaactCAAGGTGTTTTGAAGACGAGAGCAGCTCAATTCAGAAGACAAAAATGgactttttgttgttgttttatttttgaagtaAGGTGGATTATACAAAGGATCCAGAAGCTATAATAGATATTCTAGGATCCTTGTAATAGGTAGAAATTTTAGATGTATATTTTGGTACAACCTCCTGTAATTATGGCCAGCACAACCTTTGTGCCTTTTGAATATATAAAACTGTTATCATCTCAAAAAATCTATCTTTTTTGGAGAATGCATACAAACCTATTGTATGGAGCAAGAATTACCGGAACGCCACTTTGTTGGCACCAATCTATATTTAGAAACTTGTTAACTTTAAACTTGCACATTTTTACTCTTAATGAAATGCTCTTAATGCACTTTTAGCATGTGCCacatttctttcttaaactttgtgctcATAAAATGAAACAGAGAGAGTACAACATAGTTGACTACTTTCCGATCCGTTCCATCATTCCAATCACTTGAAAGGCAACCACTCTTGCAAACTAGCATCGCGTCTTTCGGGTCTCTTGAAGGAGAAGTGTTGTAACTCTAACCAGCTGGAAAAACTTAAGTGATTATATCCCTTTTCTTTCTTGCCTTATTAAGATACACAAATAGGAGAATTTCTGTGGAAATTCACGTGAGAATCCGTTTTACTTTTCTTGCTGGGGAAGTGAGACCTTTTGAAGAGAGGCGTTGAGCATGTCATTGAGAAGGAATCTGCAAAAGTACCTGTTTGTGTGTGAAAGATGGATTAATGCCGTACCTTACACCGACAGCTTTGGCTACACCGGCAAGGACAGGAGAAATGAGAGGGGATAGAAGACCTAGATCTAGTCTTCACATGACAAGTCCTTTAGTTTTTAACTAACAGCGTTAGGCAGTAAGTTAACAAAGACAAAAAGTACTCATGTTTTTTTTAAGAATGGTTACATAAAAAGTACTCATGTTTTTATAGACGTTAAAAATTAAGTTTCTATTTTAAGGATAGATGCTCTCAAATTTAAGGACCCTTTGTATTAAAACTCACTCTTTTACAACTACCATATGCATACACGGAAAGTGTGCCAAGATTTCTAGTTCTAGTTAAAGCTTCTAGATATGACTATTAATCTATCATACTAGGAATTCATGTCTTCCATTCTTCAATGGATTAAAATGATTCATTCACTTAACTTGGAAAATATAAACAATATGATTATTAAGATGGAAAAAACAGTCACATAACTAACAATTAGCTGGAAATAAACTTACCTCGAATCAATCTATTGGCCATTCTCTGATACTCTTCTTGATTCTCTGCTCCAACTTGATCCGAACTGGAAGTCGAAACAGGCCACCATTTTGGCAACTTCTCCACCGAGCTCTTCTTCCGTCGCCTCCTCGAAAACCTAATTCGACTTCCCCAATCCCAATTGCTGTTTCTGTCTTCACTATCCAACACATTTGGTTTCTTCCTATAAACCGTCTCATTTTTGGCAACAAGTACTTCTTTTCCACCCAAACTACGGTCTCTTTTATACACTAATTCAACGTTGTTGTTTCGGTTGCTGTTCATTCGTAACCCTAGCACTAGCAGCTTAAAAATAGCCCTAAGAGTGAAAATAACTACGAAACTGGTAATTACTAGAGTACCTAGGAATTGAACGGTGGACCTTCTGCAGGAGAACAGAACTCTGCCGTTATTACTATCTATACGGATGAGAGTTTGCAAGTCTTTAATGGCGGCTCGGCTAGAATCGACGAATTCGCTGAGCTTCGAATCGAGAAGGTCCTTGACTGAATACAAGGATTTGGTAGGTAAATCATCAACAGTGAGAATGAAGTGGAGGTTTTGATCGGACGGTGGAGGAGAGGTGGTGTCTTCGGTGAGATTAGGATAGAACTTTTTAAGGAGGCGACGGCGCAGATGGCGGCGACGGGGAGGGGAGGGGGAAACTCGTCGGGAAATAACGTAGTGACGGTGGTGGTGGAAGGAACGACATCGCTCTGTGGAAGTGAAGTGAATAGACCTGGAGGGTGAGATATACAGAGAGAGGTTCATGGCATTTGTGTTAAAAGTGCAACTGCAAAAGGGAAGAGATGTATTACTTAACAAGCCAATACAAAAACATGAGaatgagataaaaacaaataCAAGTTAAACGCCTCTTTTCTTTGGATTGTGTTAGCTTTTAGGGAGATGCAACAAGTTAATGCtctattaattaaaaatataagcAAAACAAAATAAGTGCATGTTTGACAcattaattaagaataaaaataaataatgacttCTTAGTCGACCAATATTAAGCAAGATAAAGGTACAAACCCAACCACTTAATTTGCATATCCATGTTGCGAAGCAatcttaatttgcatcatacGGAGAAACTTAGAAAAATTAACAAGTGCTTAAATAAAGAATAATCAAACTTCTCATATTGTTGTACTATGCCTAACAGTTGAACTCTGTTTTTA comes from the Nicotiana tabacum cultivar K326 chromosome 14, ASM71507v2, whole genome shotgun sequence genome and includes:
- the LOC107816749 gene encoding uncharacterized protein LOC107816749 gives rise to the protein MNLSLYISPSRSIHFTSTERCRSFHHHRHYVISRRVSPSPPRRRHLRRRLLKKFYPNLTEDTTSPPPSDQNLHFILTVDDLPTKSLYSVKDLLDSKLSEFVDSSRAAIKDLQTLIRIDSNNGRVLFSCRRSTVQFLGTLVITSFVVIFTLRAIFKLLVLGLRMNSNRNNNVELVYKRDRSLGGKEVLVAKNETVYRKKPNVLDSEDRNSNWDWGSRIRFSRRRRKKSSVEKLPKWWPVSTSSSDQVGAENQEEYQRMANRLIRAILDNRMTGKDILEDDIIQLRCIGRVSGVKVSFDTENARDTLYRVAIDFVLNYCESTANQSAFVLIGGEEAQNFIAGLADNVGLENTRAARMVSAAVAARTRSKFLQAWALEIQGKHSEAAMELFKICVIHQIFPPEEFSPEMEMVARGLEKHLKVDQREFLMNTLLRVCGDQSRRSVAEALGLMYSEGNIVHQQENKYT